TTTTCGGCAAAATCATCCTCGAATTCTACCTCACCTTCGCAGATAACACTTCCCGCCTTCATCCGGTAACTACATGCCACATCGGGATGCTGGCGGATAAGTTCGGGGTCGGAGCAGAAGGTGACACAAATCCGCGGATTTTTCTCCATAGTACGGATGGAACGACCCTCCTGTGCAGAATGCAGGTAGATAACGCCATCTTCATAACCGAAATTCATCGGCAACACATACGGACGTCCTTCTTCGTCTGCCATACCTACAAAACATACCTTGCACGAACGGATAACGGTTTCAATACGTTCCCGCTCTTCTATTGAAAATGTTTTCATGCTCTTTCACAATTCTTTCTCAGAAGTAGAGGGCCCGTCTACACTAAGGACACCCTTTTCATCCATTTTTAATTCATCGATAAAAACAACACGCTCTTCTCCCGTTTTACGGGTTCGTCCATGATAAACGGTATACATCTTCTCACTACCTTTCAAACGAAACATCATGTTATGCCCGGTTCCGGTTACATTGCCGCCACCGTCCCTGTTTTTTTCAAGTATCGGGTTATTTCCGGCTTTTACAAACGGACCCAGGG
This portion of the Petrimonas sulfuriphila genome encodes:
- a CDS encoding pyridoxamine 5'-phosphate oxidase family protein; the protein is MKTFSIEERERIETVIRSCKVCFVGMADEEGRPYVLPMNFGYEDGVIYLHSAQEGRSIRTMEKNPRICVTFCSDPELIRQHPDVACSYRMKAGSVICEGEVEFEDDFAEKEKALHIIMRQYVDKKFTYSVPAVNNVKIWKLRMDSVGAKEFGIMRPGSISYKDRMEF